In Plantibacter sp. PA-3-X8, one DNA window encodes the following:
- a CDS encoding GAF and ANTAR domain-containing protein, whose product MDDAREARLIETFVTLTDSLVDDYDVVELLQILVDRAVELFDAAAGAIHLTDHDGVLQVVASTSERSSFFGLLQLNAGEGPCIAAVTSGHLVTVETAEELHAYWPRFAEAANESGYIGVHAIPLRLRDNIVGSLNLFRETEGALNGADARAAQALADVATISLLQQRTIENATLATAQLQRALDGRVAIEQAKGYLARAAGVDMDTAFGMIRQYARSRQRRLGDVAAAVAREEVPLDEVVATGSPDTDDD is encoded by the coding sequence ATGGACGACGCACGCGAAGCACGACTCATCGAGACGTTCGTGACGCTCACGGACAGCCTCGTGGACGACTACGACGTCGTCGAGCTCCTGCAGATCCTCGTCGATCGCGCGGTGGAGCTGTTCGACGCCGCGGCCGGTGCGATCCACCTCACCGACCACGACGGCGTCCTCCAGGTCGTCGCCTCGACGAGCGAGCGCAGCAGCTTCTTCGGGCTCCTCCAGTTGAACGCCGGTGAGGGGCCGTGCATCGCCGCGGTCACCTCGGGCCACCTGGTGACGGTGGAGACGGCTGAAGAGCTCCACGCCTACTGGCCGAGGTTCGCGGAGGCCGCGAACGAGAGCGGGTACATCGGCGTCCATGCGATCCCGTTGCGCCTCCGCGACAACATCGTCGGGTCGCTGAACCTGTTCCGCGAGACCGAGGGGGCCCTCAACGGTGCCGACGCCCGCGCCGCCCAGGCGTTGGCCGATGTCGCGACGATCAGCCTCCTCCAGCAGCGGACGATCGAGAACGCCACGCTCGCCACCGCGCAGCTCCAGCGCGCGCTCGACGGCCGGGTCGCCATCGAACAGGCGAAGGGGTACCTGGCTCGGGCGGCGGGCGTCGACATGGACACGGCGTTCGGCATGATCCGGCAGTACGCCCGGTCCCGGCAGCGACGACTCGGCGATGTCGCGGCCGCGGTCGCACGCGAGGAGGTCCCGCTCGACGAGGTCGTGGCGACGGGTTCCCCCGACACCGACGACGACTGA
- a CDS encoding tyrosine-protein phosphatase: MRNLDWDGLRNVRDLGGLPTPWSSTGATRHGMVARGPRRELLTAEGWDAAMAWGLRSVVDLRSADETGARAADPDVRPPVDLTITLAPTEDQTRAEFREVCLPILDSPEYWQHNVRILPELVRGALEAIASSQPGVLVHCAAGRDRTGLVSALLLANAGVTEDAIVDDYADSVRAMAGTAPHGGPTHDRQASWTPEQVDAFLAEVTPHVHAFVADADGVFDTLWVDAETRTGLRRLLLP, translated from the coding sequence ATGCGGAATCTGGACTGGGACGGCCTGCGGAACGTCAGGGACCTCGGCGGCTTGCCGACACCCTGGTCGTCCACCGGCGCCACACGCCACGGGATGGTGGCGCGGGGTCCCCGACGCGAGCTGCTCACCGCGGAGGGATGGGACGCGGCGATGGCGTGGGGCCTGCGGTCCGTCGTCGACCTCCGCAGCGCCGATGAGACGGGTGCACGCGCGGCGGACCCGGACGTCCGTCCTCCGGTGGACCTCACGATCACCCTGGCGCCGACCGAGGATCAGACCCGTGCGGAGTTCCGCGAGGTGTGCCTCCCGATCCTCGACTCACCGGAGTACTGGCAACACAACGTGCGTATCCTGCCGGAGCTGGTCCGCGGCGCTCTCGAGGCGATCGCCTCATCCCAACCCGGCGTCCTGGTCCACTGCGCCGCAGGCCGTGACCGCACCGGCCTGGTCAGCGCGCTGCTCCTCGCCAATGCCGGCGTCACCGAGGACGCGATCGTCGACGATTACGCCGACTCGGTGCGCGCGATGGCGGGGACGGCGCCTCACGGCGGCCCGACCCACGATCGCCAGGCATCGTGGACGCCGGAACAGGTCGACGCCTTCCTCGCGGAGGTGACGCCGCACGTCCACGCTTTCGTCGCCGACGCGGACGGCGTCTTCGACACCCTGTGGGTCGACGCCGAGACTCGCACCGGACTGCGTCGTCTGCTCCTGCCGTGA
- a CDS encoding TrkA family potassium uptake protein, with product MARPFSNKRQRGVESVVVIGLGRFGRALAVELVDSGTEVLGIDTDEDIVQSLNGVLTHVVRADTTRDGVFDQLGIDEFDRVVIAIGTDLQASILTASLLKRRGTTNIWAKAVSEQHGLILEQIGVEHVVYPESDMGRRVAHLVRGGGMLDFLAVEKDFVMAKTTAPAEVVGQTLTAARIRDRFSVTVVAVRQDDRWTYATGDTVLTAGQRLLVLGPTDKTERFAALPR from the coding sequence TTGGCTAGACCGTTCAGCAACAAGCGTCAGCGTGGCGTCGAGTCCGTCGTCGTCATCGGCCTCGGCCGGTTCGGGCGTGCCCTCGCCGTCGAGCTCGTCGACTCGGGCACCGAGGTCCTCGGGATCGACACGGACGAGGACATCGTCCAGTCGCTGAACGGCGTCCTCACCCACGTGGTGCGTGCCGACACCACCCGTGACGGCGTGTTCGACCAGCTCGGCATCGACGAGTTCGACCGCGTCGTGATCGCCATCGGCACCGACCTGCAGGCGAGCATCCTGACCGCGTCGCTCCTCAAGCGCCGCGGCACCACGAACATCTGGGCGAAGGCCGTCAGCGAGCAGCACGGCCTGATCCTCGAGCAGATCGGGGTCGAGCACGTCGTCTACCCGGAGTCCGACATGGGGCGTCGCGTGGCGCACCTCGTCCGCGGCGGCGGGATGCTCGACTTCCTCGCGGTGGAGAAGGACTTCGTCATGGCCAAGACGACCGCTCCGGCAGAGGTCGTCGGGCAGACGCTGACCGCCGCGCGCATCCGCGACCGGTTCAGCGTGACCGTCGTCGCCGTTCGCCAGGACGACCGGTGGACCTACGCGACCGGCGACACGGTCCTCACCGCCGGCCAGCGGCTCCTCGTCCTCGGCCCGACGGACAAGACGGAGCGGTTCGCAGCGCTGCCGCGGTAG
- a CDS encoding TrkH family potassium uptake protein, whose product MARDGSRSASGRARRRGQLAAARPVQVISIAFGAATLIGTLLLMLPISKTGPGGANLIEALFTATSAICVTGHIIVDTPVFWTPFGHAVILTLVQIGGIGVMSFATLLGLLVARRLGLRTRLTAVSETHTLAIGDVRRVLRGVILIALGVEVLCATILALRWMIGYGWAPGDAIWFGVFHAVSAFNNAGFALFSDSIMGYATDPWISLTICAAVILGGLGFGVILELRRRFRTPSRWTLNTMTVVVGTLILLVVGCGFITALEWSNPATLGALAPADRLLAGFTAGVLPRTAGFNNLDVSQMHPVTWLVTDILMFIGGGPASTAGGLKITTFAVLFFIIVTELRGGAAVNMFGKRLPRSTHREAITVALLSVGLVVGATAAIMLMTDYSLDRVLFEVISAYATVGLSTGITASLPVAAQLILVVLMFVGRIGPIALGSALALRTENRLYELPKERPIIG is encoded by the coding sequence GTGGCGAGAGACGGATCGAGGTCGGCGAGCGGTAGAGCCCGTCGTCGCGGGCAGCTGGCCGCCGCACGCCCGGTCCAGGTCATCTCCATCGCTTTCGGAGCCGCGACCCTCATCGGCACGCTGCTGTTGATGCTGCCGATCTCGAAGACCGGCCCGGGCGGCGCGAACCTCATCGAGGCGCTGTTCACCGCGACGAGCGCCATCTGCGTCACCGGCCACATCATCGTCGACACCCCGGTGTTCTGGACACCGTTCGGGCACGCCGTCATCCTCACGCTCGTCCAGATCGGTGGCATCGGGGTGATGTCGTTCGCGACGCTCCTCGGCCTGCTCGTAGCCCGGCGGCTGGGCCTGCGGACGCGACTCACCGCGGTCAGCGAGACCCACACGCTCGCGATCGGCGACGTCCGCCGGGTCCTGCGCGGGGTCATCCTCATCGCACTCGGGGTCGAGGTCCTCTGCGCCACCATCCTCGCCCTGCGGTGGATGATCGGCTACGGCTGGGCGCCGGGCGACGCGATCTGGTTCGGCGTGTTCCACGCGGTGTCGGCGTTCAACAACGCCGGCTTCGCCCTGTTCAGCGACAGCATCATGGGGTACGCGACCGACCCGTGGATCTCCCTGACGATCTGCGCGGCGGTCATCCTCGGCGGGCTCGGCTTCGGCGTGATCCTGGAGCTGCGCCGCCGGTTCAGGACGCCCTCGCGGTGGACGCTCAACACCATGACCGTCGTCGTCGGCACCCTGATCCTCCTCGTCGTCGGCTGCGGCTTCATCACCGCACTGGAGTGGTCGAACCCGGCGACGCTCGGCGCCCTCGCCCCGGCCGACCGACTGCTCGCGGGGTTCACCGCCGGCGTCCTCCCCCGCACCGCCGGGTTCAACAACCTCGACGTGAGCCAGATGCACCCGGTGACCTGGCTCGTCACCGACATCCTCATGTTCATCGGCGGTGGACCGGCGAGCACCGCCGGGGGACTCAAGATCACCACCTTCGCGGTGCTGTTCTTCATCATCGTGACCGAGCTGCGCGGCGGTGCGGCGGTGAACATGTTCGGCAAGCGTCTCCCGCGGTCGACGCACCGGGAGGCCATCACCGTCGCGCTCCTGTCCGTCGGCCTCGTCGTCGGCGCCACGGCCGCGATCATGCTGATGACCGACTACAGCCTCGACCGCGTCCTGTTCGAGGTCATCTCCGCGTACGCGACGGTCGGGCTCTCCACCGGCATCACCGCTTCCCTCCCGGTCGCCGCGCAGCTGATCCTGGTGGTCCTCATGTTCGTCGGCCGCATCGGCCCCATCGCCCTCGGTTCCGCGCTCGCGCTTCGGACCGAGAACCGTCTGTATGAACTCCCGAAGGAGCGTCCGATCATTGGCTAG